A genomic window from Hyla sarda isolate aHylSar1 chromosome 10, aHylSar1.hap1, whole genome shotgun sequence includes:
- the CCNL2 gene encoding cyclin-L2 isoform X2, giving the protein MNDSLRTDVFVRFDPETIACACIYLAARTLEISLPNRPHWFLLFGASEEDIKEICLHILRLYTRKKADLTNLESIVEKRKLMLDEAKAKAKGLLPDGTPRIDNAAEFSPNMKNVSPKEGKSSKQSPVSLHALKNVKRKIEDTKRTTSSSPVNGVAKGRESRSGSRDQSYSRSRSRSGSPKQRKSESYSTSSGSKSRSHSRSRSDSPPRKANHGSYKSSKSQLYGKGKDYKYTGQKRRSHSRSSSPHSRSRGSPDSGKYKKKSHYYHERRRERSRSYERVPHRHYDRDYPGHSHHRR; this is encoded by the exons ATGAATGACAGTCTCCGCACTGATGTCTTTGTGAGGTTCGACCCCGAAACAATTGCATGCGCTTGCATCTATCTGGCAGCAAGAACACTGGAG ATAAGCCTCCCAAATCGTCCTCATTGGTTCCTTCTCTTTGGCGCTTCTGAAGAAGACATTAAGGAGATCTGTCTTCATATTTTAAGGCTGTACACAAGAAAGAAG GCTGATCTGACCAATCTGGAAAGTATAGTCGAGAAAAGGAAGCTGATGCTCGATGAGGCTAAGGCCAAGGCCAAAGGGTTACTCCCTGATGGCACACCACGCATTGACAATGCTGCAGAGTTTTCACCCAATATGAAAAATG TGTCCCCTAAGGAGGGAAAGTCAAGCAAACAGTCACCTGTCTCTTTACATGCACTGAAAAATGTCAAAAGGAAAATAGAGGATACAAAAAGGACGACCTCATCAAGCCCTGTGAATGG TGTCGCCAAAGGCAGAGAaagcagaagtggcagcagagaccaGAGCTACTCCCGTTCTCGCTCGCGATCCGGGTCTCCAAAACAAAG GAAAAGTGAAAGCTACTCTACCTCCAGTGGCTCAAAATCTCGCAGTCACTCCAGAAGTCGAAGTGATTCGCCACCTCGAAAAGCAAACCACGGCTCCTACAAAAGCTCTAAAAGCCAGTTATATGGGAAGGGTAAGGACTACAAGTACACTGGACAGAAAAGAAGATCCCACAGCAGAAGCTCGTCCCCTCACAGCCGCTCACGTGGAAGTCCAGACTCTGGGAAGTACAAGAAAAAAAGTCACTACTACCATGAGCGGCGGCGAGAACGCTCCCGATCCTACGAGAGAGTGCCTCATCGACACTATGACCGCGATTATCCTGGGCACAGTCATCACCGTAGATGA